A stretch of the Pseudomonadota bacterium genome encodes the following:
- a CDS encoding prepilin-type N-terminal cleavage/methylation domain-containing protein has product MTTQQRAGGGFTLVELLLALTLTGLIMVALYSGLRIGTRASDAAETRAALTEDQRAVAGFISRQITRVYPLVWLDQAEQQIVFRGGSRSLTFTANSPVRGEPGGLYIGAIELVSGGRLVFAYWRAEPDLDDPLVAPEHARRTVILNHVKDALFSYYGKSRRVTGWHDTWNDDQRLPARMRLIINTTRHGDWPVLVIPIHAEPDTGEPQLLMQTPESADESDPNLDSDEFGDDDPGDF; this is encoded by the coding sequence ATGACGACGCAGCAGCGCGCGGGCGGCGGATTCACGCTCGTCGAACTCTTGCTCGCACTTACACTCACCGGCCTCATCATGGTGGCGCTCTACAGCGGATTGCGGATCGGGACCCGCGCCTCCGATGCCGCCGAGACGCGGGCAGCCCTGACCGAGGATCAGCGGGCGGTCGCCGGTTTCATCTCCCGCCAGATAACCCGCGTCTATCCCCTCGTCTGGCTCGACCAAGCCGAACAGCAGATTGTATTTCGCGGCGGATCTCGATCCCTGACTTTTACCGCTAACTCGCCTGTCCGGGGTGAGCCGGGCGGGCTTTATATCGGCGCGATCGAGCTCGTTAGCGGCGGCCGGCTCGTATTCGCCTATTGGCGCGCGGAACCCGATCTCGACGACCCGTTGGTGGCCCCCGAGCACGCCCGACGGACCGTGATACTCAACCACGTTAAGGACGCCCTGTTCTCATACTACGGGAAATCCCGCCGCGTCACCGGATGGCACGACACCTGGAACGATGACCAACGCCTTCCGGCGCGGATGCGGCTCATTATCAACACCACAAGGCATGGCGACTGGCCCGTGCTCGTGATCCCGATCCATGCGGAACCGGACACCGGTGAGCCACAACTGCTCATGCAAACCCCCGAATCCGCAGACGAATCGGACCCGAACCTGGATTCTGATGAGTTCGGCGATGACGATCCCGGTGATTTCTAG
- a CDS encoding prepilin-type N-terminal cleavage/methylation domain-containing protein — translation MRFTDHSRRARGFSLLEVLVAFSILAIALGVLLQIFATALRSSKLGADYTEAVLWAESLLADVDLETAPSGEESGETGGRYQWTRRIEPYFPAHLDPEKLPLDAYRVTVSVLWQEAAKRRAVSLISLRLRPRPRR, via the coding sequence TTGCGATTCACTGATCACAGCCGGCGCGCGCGCGGCTTTTCCTTACTCGAGGTTTTGGTCGCGTTCTCGATCTTGGCCATCGCCTTAGGCGTGCTGCTGCAAATCTTCGCTACCGCCCTGCGTAGCAGCAAGCTCGGCGCCGACTATACGGAGGCGGTCTTGTGGGCCGAATCGTTGCTGGCGGACGTGGATCTGGAGACGGCGCCGTCCGGCGAGGAGTCGGGAGAGACCGGTGGCCGCTATCAGTGGACACGCCGCATCGAACCCTATTTTCCCGCCCATCTCGACCCGGAAAAGCTGCCGCTCGACGCCTACCGAGTCACGGTCAGCGTGCTCTGGCAAGAAGCCGCGAAAAGGCGCGCGGTCAGTCTAATAAGCTTGAGGCTTCGGCCGCGGCCGCGCCGATGA
- a CDS encoding GspH/FimT family pseudopilin produces the protein MPSPAGFTLVELLVVLVIGGLMLALVPPMFSKGATGVELRSAARELAAALRYARSRAINRHVESTVTVNVADKRYVISGRKGTRTLPQGADIKLDTARSQTRSVTTGAFRFYPDGSSTGGQITLASGPLRYVVDISWLTGRVAIH, from the coding sequence GTGCCCTCTCCGGCAGGATTCACCCTCGTCGAGCTATTGGTGGTCTTGGTCATCGGCGGCCTCATGCTGGCGCTGGTCCCGCCCATGTTCTCGAAAGGCGCGACGGGCGTGGAGCTGCGATCCGCCGCGCGCGAACTGGCCGCGGCGCTACGTTACGCCCGTAGCCGGGCGATTAACCGCCACGTCGAATCCACCGTGACGGTAAACGTCGCCGATAAGCGCTATGTGATCAGCGGACGCAAAGGTACCCGGACGCTACCGCAAGGGGCGGACATCAAGCTCGACACCGCCCGCTCGCAGACGCGTTCCGTAACCACCGGGGCGTTTCGATTCTACCCGGACGGCAGCTCGACGGGCGGCCAGATCACCCTCGCGAGCGGGCCTTTACGCTATGTCGTCGATATCAGTTGGTTGACCGGCCGCGTTGCGATTCACTGA
- the gspG gene encoding type II secretion system major pseudopilin GspG, producing the protein MKRTKERRSPRGFTLIELLVVLVILGLLASLVGPQVMKYLSGAKSDTARLQLEDLAATLDMYRLEIGRYPTSDEGLDALVEAPAGTERWNGPYLKKKQVPKDPWGFDYQYRFPGEHGDFDLYTLGADNAEGGEGENRDIANWN; encoded by the coding sequence ATGAAACGAACTAAGGAACGCCGTTCACCGCGGGGTTTCACTCTCATCGAGTTGCTGGTGGTGCTGGTGATCCTAGGGCTGCTCGCGAGCCTCGTGGGACCCCAGGTCATGAAATATCTGAGCGGGGCGAAAAGCGACACAGCGCGGCTGCAATTAGAGGATCTCGCCGCCACTTTGGACATGTACCGGCTGGAGATCGGCCGCTACCCCACGAGCGACGAGGGACTCGATGCGTTGGTCGAGGCACCGGCCGGGACCGAGCGCTGGAACGGACCGTATTTGAAGAAGAAGCAAGTGCCCAAGGATCCTTGGGGCTTCGACTATCAGTACCGGTTTCCGGGTGAGCACGGCGATTTCGACCTGTACACCCTTGGCGCGGACAACGCCGAGGGCGGTGAGGGCGAGAACCGGGACATCGCCAATTGGAATTAG
- a CDS encoding type II secretion system F family protein, which yields MALYRYKAANPEGEVLEGELEARDQAAAIERLQSLGYIPIRAEETLAGGARRSGWITLRRSKRLSQAQLVALTQELATLLRARLPLDRALEVLIDLSGQGTAGQLLTRIREGVHGGATLSAAMEAQSGVFSRLYLNMLRAGEAGGALELVLTRLSEYLERARELQESVTSALIYPAILLGVAGLSVLVLLVYVVPQFEQLFSDAGAALPFATQVVISMGNFLRDYWWLLILAAVLIGLYFRKQLAQPATRYRWDQRFLKLPMAGELITKIEVARFSRMLGTLLTNGVPLLSGLSIVKETLGNQVLAEGVGIVAERLKHGHGLAEPLTEIAYFPRLAVHMVRVGEETGQLEEMLMQVAEVYDREVRATVKRMLALLEPVLILGLGLVIAAIIMSILVAILSVNELAF from the coding sequence ATGGCGCTTTATCGCTACAAGGCCGCCAACCCCGAGGGCGAGGTCCTCGAAGGCGAGTTGGAAGCACGCGATCAGGCCGCGGCCATCGAGCGCCTGCAATCCCTCGGTTACATCCCGATCCGGGCCGAGGAAACTCTAGCCGGGGGCGCCAGGCGCTCGGGCTGGATCACGCTGCGGCGCTCAAAGCGCTTATCGCAAGCCCAGTTAGTGGCCCTGACCCAAGAGCTCGCCACCTTGCTGCGCGCGCGGCTGCCGCTCGACCGCGCCCTGGAGGTGCTCATTGATCTCTCCGGCCAAGGAACCGCAGGCCAATTGCTGACACGCATCCGCGAGGGCGTCCACGGCGGCGCCACGCTCTCGGCCGCCATGGAAGCCCAAAGCGGCGTCTTCTCGCGGCTATATCTCAACATGTTGCGCGCGGGCGAAGCCGGCGGCGCCCTCGAGCTGGTGCTGACGCGTCTTTCCGAGTACCTCGAGCGCGCGCGGGAGTTGCAGGAGAGTGTCACCTCCGCGCTCATCTATCCGGCCATACTTCTCGGCGTGGCCGGGCTCTCGGTGCTGGTGCTCCTGGTGTATGTAGTGCCGCAATTCGAGCAGTTATTTTCGGACGCGGGCGCGGCTTTGCCGTTCGCCACCCAAGTGGTCATCTCGATGGGGAATTTTCTGCGTGATTACTGGTGGCTGCTCATTCTGGCCGCCGTGTTGATTGGACTCTATTTCCGCAAGCAACTCGCGCAACCCGCGACGCGTTACCGCTGGGACCAGCGTTTCCTCAAGCTACCCATGGCCGGAGAGCTGATCACGAAGATCGAGGTGGCGCGCTTCAGCCGCATGCTCGGCACCCTGCTCACGAACGGCGTGCCCTTGTTGAGCGGGCTATCGATCGTGAAAGAGACCCTGGGGAACCAGGTCTTGGCGGAGGGCGTGGGCATCGTCGCCGAGCGCCTGAAACACGGCCATGGGCTTGCCGAACCCTTGACAGAGATCGCTTATTTTCCTCGCCTTGCCGTACACATGGTCCGCGTGGGGGAAGAGACCGGACAGCTCGAAGAGATGCTCATGCAAGTGGCCGAGGTCTATGATCGCGAGGTGCGGGCCACCGTCAAGCGCATGCTGGCGCTCTTGGAACCGGTACTGATCCTGGGCCTCGGTCTCGTGATCGCGGCCATCATCATGTCGATCCTGGTCGCGATCTTAAGCGTAAACGAGCTTGCGTTTTAA
- the gspE gene encoding type II secretion system ATPase GspE, producing the protein MSSLATITEPPRTSAERLGSHLIAAGRLSRDGFESALRLAQTNAEHLGTVLVKLGQVSERDLADALAALLELPLLAADDYPVTPLYEEQVSAKFLKTARAIPVFEHDGALVVAMTMPEDTYVIEALTLACGRPVRPAIGVTSEILAAIERLYGTGKTVLDQIVDDIETRTEVSEQEDIERLKDLASEAPIVRLVNHLINRAIDSRASDIHIEPFENRLKVRYRIDGVLHEVESPPARSTAAVISRVKIMAKLNIAERRLPQDGRIQLRVQGKEIDLRISTVPTLHGESVVMRVLDKQAISFEFQPLGFSNEVLKAFLEILDLPHGVLLVTGPTGSGKTSTLYAALKRLNTAERKLFTVEDPVEYQLEGINQIQVKPQIGLNFANALRSIVRQDPDVIMIGEIRDLETAQIAVQSALTGHLVLSTLHTNDAGSSVTRLLDMGVEDYLLTSTVNGVLAQRLVRTLCMQCRRPYEALPEIVEELKLRDYVQEKNVVLYEPVGCPQCAGTGFRGRTAILEFLAMTDPIRRLVLKRADAGEIQAAAIEARMRTMFQDGVDKALHGITAIEEVLRVTSVS; encoded by the coding sequence ATGAGCTCATTAGCGACGATTACAGAACCTCCACGCACAAGCGCCGAACGCCTGGGCAGCCACTTGATTGCCGCAGGCAGGCTCTCGCGAGACGGTTTCGAGAGCGCCTTGCGCCTGGCGCAAACCAATGCCGAACATCTAGGGACGGTGCTGGTCAAACTGGGCCAGGTTTCGGAGCGGGACCTCGCGGACGCCCTCGCGGCGCTGCTCGAACTTCCGCTTCTCGCCGCGGACGACTATCCGGTCACGCCGCTCTATGAAGAACAGGTCTCGGCGAAGTTTCTGAAAACCGCCCGGGCGATCCCCGTCTTCGAGCATGATGGCGCCTTGGTCGTGGCGATGACCATGCCCGAGGATACCTATGTCATCGAGGCGCTCACGCTCGCCTGTGGGCGGCCCGTTCGGCCGGCCATCGGCGTGACTTCGGAGATCCTCGCCGCGATCGAACGGCTGTACGGAACCGGTAAAACGGTTCTCGACCAGATCGTCGATGACATCGAGACGCGAACCGAGGTGAGCGAGCAGGAAGATATCGAGCGGCTCAAGGATCTGGCCAGCGAAGCCCCGATCGTGCGCTTGGTGAACCACCTCATCAATCGCGCCATCGACTCGCGCGCCTCCGACATCCACATCGAGCCGTTCGAGAACCGGCTCAAGGTGCGCTACCGCATCGACGGCGTGCTGCACGAGGTCGAATCCCCGCCCGCCCGCTCCACCGCCGCCGTGATCTCGCGCGTGAAGATCATGGCCAAGCTAAACATCGCCGAACGCCGCCTGCCCCAGGACGGCCGCATTCAATTGCGCGTACAAGGCAAGGAGATTGATCTTCGCATATCGACGGTCCCGACACTGCACGGGGAAAGCGTGGTTATGCGGGTATTGGACAAACAGGCCATCAGCTTCGAATTCCAGCCGCTCGGTTTTAGCAACGAGGTGCTCAAGGCGTTTCTCGAGATTCTGGATCTTCCCCACGGGGTCTTGTTGGTGACCGGGCCCACGGGAAGCGGCAAGACGAGCACGCTGTACGCGGCGCTCAAGCGGCTCAATACCGCCGAGCGTAAGCTTTTCACCGTCGAGGATCCGGTGGAATACCAGCTCGAGGGCATCAATCAGATCCAGGTAAAACCGCAGATCGGCCTTAATTTCGCCAACGCCCTGCGATCCATCGTGCGCCAGGACCCCGACGTCATCATGATCGGGGAAATCCGCGATCTCGAAACCGCGCAGATCGCGGTCCAGTCGGCGCTTACCGGCCATCTGGTGCTCTCCACCCTCCATACCAACGATGCGGGCAGCAGCGTCACGCGTTTGCTGGACATGGGCGTGGAAGACTATTTACTGACTTCGACGGTCAACGGCGTCCTGGCGCAGCGTTTGGTTCGGACGCTGTGCATGCAATGCCGGCGTCCCTATGAGGCGCTGCCCGAGATCGTAGAGGAACTGAAACTGCGCGACTATGTGCAAGAAAAGAACGTCGTGCTTTATGAGCCCGTCGGCTGTCCTCAATGCGCGGGGACGGGGTTCCGAGGGCGCACCGCGATCCTCGAGTTTCTTGCCATGACGGACCCGATCCGGCGGCTGGTACTCAAGCGCGCCGATGCCGGGGAAATCCAAGCCGCGGCGATCGAAGCCCGCATGCGCACCATGTTCCAAGACGGCGTTGATAAAGCGCTCCACGGGATCACGGCTATCGAAGAGGTGTTGCGCGTGACCAGCGTCTCCTGA
- a CDS encoding heme-binding protein: protein MEESAMQVFNRLTMLTVASAIALSLASGAAYAKKGRNNPCQGLPTHAELLAALAASGATAPAGDPLDNGGFRLHMWGTVVNRDSIVCAVAFTGADRDEQWPASRVISAAKAYTANSLSLPGLALSTGNLYASSQPGGSLWGVQFANLTNVDPPKGAYKGPAKNFGQANDPMVGNRIGGHIVFGGGFALYNSAGEIVGGLGVSGDTSCKDHNFGWRVRHELGLDFVPGGVSPDATRPDNIIYDMGAASQGLIVSPSAFGHTDCGLGEAAISATLPTVP, encoded by the coding sequence ATGGAGGAATCAGCGATGCAAGTTTTCAATCGTTTAACCATGCTCACCGTCGCCAGCGCCATCGCTTTGAGCCTGGCCTCGGGCGCCGCGTACGCCAAGAAAGGTAGGAACAATCCGTGCCAGGGATTGCCGACTCACGCCGAATTACTCGCTGCTCTCGCGGCCTCCGGTGCCACCGCGCCGGCCGGCGATCCATTAGATAATGGCGGCTTCCGTCTTCACATGTGGGGGACCGTGGTGAATCGTGACAGTATCGTCTGCGCGGTTGCGTTCACCGGTGCGGATCGGGATGAACAATGGCCGGCCAGCCGCGTGATTTCGGCGGCAAAAGCGTATACCGCGAACTCCCTAAGCCTCCCGGGATTAGCGCTTTCAACGGGCAATCTCTATGCTTCCAGCCAACCCGGCGGCAGCTTGTGGGGGGTGCAGTTTGCCAATCTGACAAATGTCGACCCCCCCAAAGGCGCTTATAAAGGTCCGGCCAAGAATTTCGGCCAAGCCAATGACCCGATGGTCGGGAACCGGATAGGCGGACACATCGTCTTTGGGGGCGGTTTTGCGCTTTACAATTCTGCCGGCGAGATCGTAGGTGGACTAGGTGTCAGCGGCGATACGTCGTGCAAGGACCACAACTTTGGTTGGCGCGTGCGTCACGAATTAGGGCTAGATTTCGTACCCGGAGGGGTTTCGCCTGACGCCACTCGCCCGGACAACATTATCTACGACATGGGGGCGGCATCGCAGGGCCTTATTGTTAGCCCAAGTGCTTTCGGACACACCGACTGCGGCCTCGGCGAAGCGGCCATCAGCGCTACGTTGCCAACCGTTCCCTAA
- a CDS encoding 6-phosphofructokinase — protein sequence MTAKNAFYAQSGGVTAVINASACGLIQTARRHPERIAKVYAGRNGIIGALTEDLIDTSKESDEAIAALRHTPAGAFGSCRYKLKGLEKNRAEYERLIEICKAHGIGYFFYNGGGDSQDTSNKIAQMAAAAGYPLACIGIPKTVDNDLPVTDACPGFGSVAKYVAVSVREAAFDVASMAKTSTKVFILEVMGRHAGWIAAAGGLAQERPTDPPHIILFPEIPFDEAGFLTRVKNAVDTEGYCVIVVSEGLKNAAGEFLSEAGTRDAFGHAQLGGVAPVIAGLVKTGLGYKYHWAVADYLQRAARHIASKTDVEQAYALGRAAVEFALAGKNAVLPIIVRKSDDPYVWEVGEARLEEVANVEKKMPREYISADGWGITDDCRRYLSPLIQGEDYPPYENGLPRYVRLRNEPVAKRLATDFRLAK from the coding sequence ATGACAGCTAAAAACGCCTTTTACGCACAATCCGGTGGGGTCACCGCCGTCATCAACGCCAGCGCCTGTGGGCTCATCCAAACCGCACGCCGACATCCCGAGCGCATCGCCAAAGTCTACGCCGGACGCAATGGAATCATCGGCGCTCTGACCGAGGACCTCATCGATACCTCCAAGGAGTCGGATGAGGCCATCGCCGCGCTCCGCCACACCCCCGCCGGCGCGTTTGGCTCCTGCCGCTATAAGCTTAAGGGTTTGGAGAAGAACCGCGCGGAATACGAGCGGCTCATCGAGATCTGCAAGGCCCACGGCATCGGTTATTTTTTCTATAACGGCGGCGGGGATTCACAAGACACCTCAAACAAGATCGCACAAATGGCGGCTGCGGCCGGCTATCCCCTCGCCTGCATCGGCATCCCCAAAACCGTCGATAACGATCTGCCGGTCACCGATGCCTGCCCGGGCTTCGGATCGGTGGCCAAATACGTAGCGGTCTCGGTGCGCGAGGCGGCATTCGATGTTGCTTCGATGGCCAAGACCTCGACCAAGGTGTTCATCCTGGAGGTCATGGGGCGGCACGCGGGCTGGATCGCGGCCGCGGGCGGATTGGCACAGGAGCGGCCGACCGATCCCCCGCATATCATCTTGTTCCCGGAGATCCCTTTCGATGAGGCGGGATTCTTGACGCGTGTCAAAAACGCCGTCGACACCGAGGGCTATTGCGTCATCGTGGTCTCCGAAGGACTGAAAAACGCGGCCGGGGAATTTCTATCCGAAGCCGGGACCCGTGATGCCTTCGGCCATGCGCAACTCGGCGGGGTCGCGCCGGTCATCGCGGGATTGGTAAAGACGGGCCTGGGGTACAAATACCACTGGGCGGTCGCGGATTATCTTCAACGCGCGGCGCGCCATATCGCCTCGAAAACCGATGTCGAACAAGCGTATGCCCTGGGGCGGGCCGCGGTCGAATTCGCGCTCGCCGGGAAGAACGCCGTCCTGCCGATCATCGTGCGCAAGTCCGATGATCCCTATGTGTGGGAGGTGGGGGAAGCCCGGCTCGAAGAGGTCGCCAACGTCGAGAAGAAGATGCCGCGCGAGTATATCAGCGCGGATGGGTGGGGGATCACCGACGACTGCCGCCGCTATCTCAGCCCGCTCATCCAGGGCGAGGATTATCCCCCGTATGAAAACGGGCTGCCGCGCTATGTGCGGTTAAGGAACGAGCCCGTGGCGAAGCGGCTAGCAACAGATTTTCGGTTGGCGAAATAG
- a CDS encoding RNA-binding protein has translation MNIYVGNLSYRVTDDELRNAFAAFGQVESAKIITDKFSSQSKGFAFVEMPIQAEAEKAIKELNGSMLSGRNITVNVARPKTDDRPRRPKRF, from the coding sequence ATGAATATTTATGTCGGTAACTTGTCGTATCGGGTCACGGACGATGAACTGCGTAACGCGTTTGCCGCATTCGGCCAAGTCGAGTCAGCTAAGATCATCACGGACAAATTCAGCAGTCAGTCCAAGGGCTTCGCATTCGTCGAGATGCCCATCCAAGCGGAAGCTGAGAAAGCCATTAAAGAGCTCAATGGGTCGATGCTCAGTGGAAGAAATATCACGGTCAATGTGGCCAGACCGAAAACCGATGATCGTCCCAGGAGACCCAAGCGATTCTAA
- a CDS encoding cupin, whose product MVKRIDAPAIVQSAGSMPKRIEEFVGRVSTGAGGISIARMVSPSGWVEPGQTPEFDEYTVVLRGSLRVTTKSGIIEVNGGQAVIAPAGEWVQYSTPGGAEYMAVCVPAFSPGSVHRDRE is encoded by the coding sequence GTGGTAAAGCGCATCGATGCTCCGGCCATCGTTCAAAGCGCCGGCAGTATGCCGAAGCGGATCGAAGAGTTCGTCGGCCGCGTGAGCACCGGCGCCGGCGGTATCAGCATCGCCAGAATGGTAAGCCCCTCGGGGTGGGTCGAGCCGGGCCAAACACCCGAATTTGATGAATACACCGTGGTGCTGCGGGGGAGCCTGCGCGTTACGACAAAAAGCGGCATCATTGAGGTCAACGGCGGGCAGGCCGTGATCGCTCCGGCCGGGGAGTGGGTCCAGTACAGCACGCCCGGGGGGGCCGAATACATGGCGGTATGCGTTCCGGCTTTTTCCCCCGGCAGCGTGCACCGAGATCGGGAGTGA
- the eutB gene encoding ethanolamine ammonia-lyase subunit EutB — translation MDGQTLQKLFVLANEFKEGDLPVGGTRDNAVRSEARRALGAVKLRTLAATVLVEDAVSESLSRTLKPVPGDIAHLTLNQVKDSLLAPAGPRWAREYGARLSSEMIAAVVKLMGNAELSHIAKRLFNPLPGTGPAEGVAVGAPEHFGARIQPNSPGDDDEEILFSILEGLCYGCGDVIIGLNPASDDVETIVRLERLLQSVVDRLELPTRYCVLSDIVKQTEARRRTRVDVGFQSLAGTSKALLGMVGLDVDGIADLAFGFDGLYFETGQGSEVTNGAAEGIDMVTLEARTYGVARVIGQALRKRFPDRPAWMIVNDVAGFIGPEVFRGPDQLRRTCLEDTVMAKLHGLTMGLDVCSTFHMGVDPAQLHSLTQSIVAEAAPAYLMAVAGNADPMLGYMTTSFREHPRLRELCGRRITTKMRHRLTDLGVMSEAGEVRPPAEATVDLYASYRQVGGDTRERELLCEEGRKRIAAMQQKGFDLGYGYAGAYAAPPEVQTRLDEIYTHARNALYARLADAVIGDVCPRRLRVRSAAENRDDYIAHPGAGERIRAVDTAAVRSLYPYRKPQVQVVISDGLNANAVNENLRAVLPAFRHALADCRLGAIDIVVTDGRVRAGYHIGALIDADVIVHFIGERPGTGLDTLSVYLTYGRDAAGRSRWDPGLDHSCTTAVCGIHARGRRPERAAAESAHYVKRMLEERRSGIALGKEPGAA, via the coding sequence GTGGATGGCCAAACGCTGCAAAAACTCTTCGTGCTCGCGAATGAGTTCAAGGAAGGGGATCTTCCGGTCGGCGGAACCCGTGATAACGCCGTGCGCTCGGAAGCTCGCCGGGCACTCGGCGCCGTCAAGCTGCGGACCCTGGCCGCGACCGTGCTGGTCGAGGATGCCGTCAGCGAATCGCTGTCGCGGACCTTGAAGCCCGTTCCCGGCGACATCGCACATCTCACGCTCAATCAGGTTAAGGACAGCTTATTGGCGCCCGCGGGGCCGCGCTGGGCCCGGGAGTACGGCGCGCGCTTGAGCAGCGAGATGATCGCGGCAGTCGTCAAGCTGATGGGCAATGCCGAGCTTTCTCATATCGCCAAACGATTGTTTAATCCTCTGCCAGGTACGGGGCCCGCAGAGGGCGTCGCGGTCGGGGCGCCGGAGCATTTCGGCGCCCGCATCCAGCCCAACAGCCCGGGCGATGACGACGAAGAGATCTTGTTCTCCATCCTCGAAGGACTGTGCTACGGTTGCGGTGATGTGATCATAGGATTGAACCCGGCGAGTGATGATGTCGAGACCATCGTGCGCTTGGAACGCCTGCTGCAAAGCGTGGTGGACCGGCTGGAGCTGCCGACGCGCTACTGCGTGCTCTCCGATATCGTGAAGCAGACCGAGGCGCGCCGGCGGACGCGCGTGGACGTGGGGTTTCAGAGCCTTGCGGGTACGTCCAAGGCCTTGCTCGGCATGGTCGGGTTGGATGTCGATGGGATCGCCGATCTCGCCTTCGGGTTCGATGGCCTGTATTTCGAGACGGGTCAGGGATCGGAGGTTACCAATGGCGCCGCCGAAGGCATCGACATGGTGACCTTGGAAGCCCGCACCTACGGCGTCGCCCGGGTCATTGGGCAGGCGTTACGCAAGCGTTTTCCGGATCGACCGGCATGGATGATCGTGAACGACGTGGCCGGATTCATCGGGCCCGAGGTATTTCGAGGCCCGGACCAGCTCCGCCGGACCTGCCTCGAAGACACGGTCATGGCGAAGCTCCACGGGTTGACGATGGGCCTGGATGTGTGCTCGACCTTTCACATGGGCGTCGACCCGGCGCAATTGCACAGTCTGACTCAGTCCATCGTCGCCGAGGCCGCCCCCGCCTATCTGATGGCGGTGGCAGGGAATGCGGATCCGATGCTGGGTTATATGACCACGTCCTTTCGCGAACACCCGCGCTTGAGAGAGTTATGCGGCCGCCGCATCACGACCAAGATGCGGCATCGGTTGACCGATCTCGGTGTCATGTCGGAGGCCGGTGAGGTCCGGCCGCCGGCCGAGGCTACGGTCGATCTCTATGCGTCCTACCGCCAGGTCGGCGGTGACACCCGGGAGAGGGAATTGCTGTGCGAGGAAGGCCGCAAGCGGATTGCGGCAATGCAACAAAAGGGCTTCGATCTCGGATACGGCTATGCCGGAGCGTATGCCGCGCCGCCCGAGGTTCAGACACGGCTGGATGAGATCTACACACACGCCCGCAACGCGCTCTACGCGCGCTTGGCGGATGCCGTGATCGGCGATGTGTGCCCGCGCCGTCTCCGGGTGCGGTCCGCGGCCGAAAACCGCGACGACTACATCGCCCACCCGGGCGCCGGCGAACGTATCCGGGCCGTGGATACCGCGGCCGTGCGCTCGTTGTATCCTTACCGCAAGCCGCAGGTGCAAGTCGTGATTTCCGATGGGCTCAATGCCAACGCGGTCAACGAAAACCTGCGCGCCGTCCTGCCTGCCTTTAGGCACGCTCTCGCCGATTGCCGCTTAGGCGCAATCGATATCGTCGTGACCGATGGGCGGGTGCGGGCCGGATACCATATCGGAGCCCTGATCGATGCGGACGTGATCGTGCATTTTATCGGGGAGCGTCCCGGGACCGGCCTCGATACACTTTCCGTCTACTTGACCTATGGCCGCGATGCGGCCGGCCGCTCGCGGTGGGATCCGGGGCTCGATCATTCCTGCACTACCGCAGTTTGCGGTATCCACGCCCGCGGCAGGCGCCCGGAGCGCGCCGCGGCAGAATCCGCCCACTACGTCAAGCGCATGCTGGAGGAGCGCCGCTCCGGAATCGCCCTCGGCAAAGAACCAGGAGCCGCATGA